The Hippocampus zosterae strain Florida chromosome 20, ASM2543408v3, whole genome shotgun sequence nucleotide sequence GATACTTTCCAGGCGGTCGCTGAACTCGAAAAACGTATCTACCTTGGAATTGTTTGCGAAATGTTAACGGCAGCAGCAATTGAgcgactaaaaaaaaagttcatagtCACCTTCAGCAAGCGGTTGGCTctgaaaatggatttgaaaCCAAACTGGAAGTAGAGTAAGTCAAAGGGTACGACTGACACGATGTCGGCCTATTGAGATCAACGAGACGACAGCTCGGTTGAGCGTTCGATAGGCATGATGAAGATAACATTTCCTTCCATCAATACCATCCCTACCAGAAATCTCTCTGTTTCTCTGTAATTCTTCTTTGCCATCTTTCTGTCTTTCTAGAAAAACAAAGTTGCATTTTCAGTTGCGCAAGAACGCAGCGTCTTCCCTCGGGGTTGGGACATTTCCGACTTACTATGATGTCTCCCGCTTTGACAAACTGCTTGCGCGACTGGAAGACGATGCTGTCTGTGAGGTAGATGAAGTCAGCCAGCAGGTCCATGGCGAACCAGTAAGGGATGGCCCAGTCGGAGTGGTAAGGGAAACAGAGACGGGCGGTAGCGAACCACGTGTTGTAGTTGAAGGCGAGAGTCACCACACTCAGCCAGGCAATGTAGCGACGATCTGAAAGCAATCCAGCCCAATGCTAACAAAGAGTCTTTGAGCTCTTGCTTGAAACGCAAGCTGTGTTCACCTGTAAACGGATCAATGGTGTTTCCGAGCACAGAGTCCATGCTGTCCTCCAAGGGCTTCAGAAAGACATCCACGGCCGTCCACATTTTGTCCTTCAAAACAGCCTTGAAGTCTGGAGCCTTCGCTTTGTCCTCTTTTGCCTCCagtttctttttctcctcctcttccttcttcttttgctcattctctttctttttcttctcctgctcttccttcttcttcttctcggcCTCCTCTTTTTTTATCCGCTCCTCCTCCGCTTGCCTTTTCCTCTCCTCCACGACCTCGGCGTAGCGGACTTTGTGCAGCAGCGGTGCTGAGGGCGCAAAAAGGTTAAACCAGCAAAGTGCAACTTTGCATTGGAGGGGCATACAACACCAGAATGACTTGATGCTTTATGAGACACAAAGCTGATCACCGTTGAATATGTGGGCTTGGTACTCACTGACAGGAGGTGTGATCTCTGGCGATGAAGCATATTGATCGGTCACTTTCTCCTTGTAGATAGTAAGTCTCTCTCTCATACGCTTCACTATGGAGCGAAGCTGCTCATCTGAATACGGGTTGATGACGACtggcggagggggggcttccttttttctgaataaataaaacacacatttcacgCACGCtacatgaaaacaacaacagcacggTGTGAAATGTTCAACCCTAAAGGAACTTCACTAAGCTGAGCGTACCAAGTGGAATGGAATGGGGCTGCAGTGGAAGTCACCCGTTTGTGTTTCTAaattcaatgaatgaataaaataaagagttgCAGCATCATGAAGGGGTagtcaacccccaaattttcttgacaaaatgtTCACCAATCACGGTCTGAGCCCTGAacaactatgatgtcattttcagttgccagcaagtggcaaaatggctaaCACGTGGATTTTTGCCCTTAAAATAGAGCGACAAAAATGGAGCCTTAAATACTTTGtttccattgattttttttaattgactcatttgaaaacaaatacggTATTTAAAGATTAAATATGATCAGAATTTCACCTGTTACTCCAAATCTGGCAACAACATATCGGTCAACCTATCCATGTCATCTAATTCAAATTGAACAACAGGTCCACTCCTGTCAAGAAGTGTTTAAAAGTGCAAGGATCAGCTTCATCTGTCTTTACCTGTCACCCAATGATTTATATTGCCGGGCCCGAAGAGGCCATGGTGAGCTCCTTAAATCACAAAAGCTGAAAAGCTTTTAATCTACTTTGGGTTCATCCTCTCGTTAATATGCATTCTGCTCCAGGGCATCAAGATCGCACATGCTGTGTTTTTCTCTGAGGGCTTTCTCCATCTACCCTGTCATCTTGCCCGGGAATCTGATTAATTAACTACACTCTGAGTGATTAATttgatacagtttttttttcttgatcgaAATAGCAGGGGAGTGTTTTTGTATACTCTCTGCAACAAGTGAGAGGATAATTCAAGATATACAACAAATGTGTCCCTGTCGTTGCTTATTTTAAACTGCATAATATTCTAATGTTGAAATTAAAtattggaggagaaaaaaaaaacaatacctgCTTAAATCAGATCATGTGTTGAGCTTCAAAGCTGAagaatgtatttgtatttcttaCCCCTCTGGTCCAATTTCATCAGGGTTTACTATAGGCGCTGATGTTGGAGCTGGAGCTGGAGCGGGTGCGGGTGCGGGTGCAGGTGCTGGCGCTGGCGCTGGAGCTGggattgatttatttgattgattaattTACAGTATATTCTAACCAGTGGGCTAGGGCAGTAATATTTACGGTACAAAAATGACTAATCACTGATGACTATGCATGACCCTAtcctctaagtcaggggtgcccaaccttttttgaccgaagaacTACTTCTCGATCAACCGACCTTCTGTAATGGACCCGTCACcgaacacacacgcatacgcacacacttacacacgcatgccataatgagcaacagcgaCAACGGCCCATAAGATGAACGAAACTGACAAAATAAAGTAGACACGAGAGTTGGTGAgtttgagaaaaggaaaaaactgCCACCCTTTGTCGagaatgtctttttaaaattcttttttgTGAATGCATGAtttcatataaaataaaaagacttaCCCTGAGGTTTGTTcatattttccttttccttttcagaTTTATCATCCTACAAAACAAAGTCAGATGGCAAACTAGATgagaaatgtatatttttttgtgtgtgtgagtgaatgtGGATCCGGttattctgttgtattattgtaTGAGGTCTGCAATTCTTTGACAAGtcgttttaaatgtcttttttttaccttgttttcagctgcagctggaggagcaggaggtggtggtggatcgGAAGCACCGCTGGTGACTGGTGGCTGCGGGCCACCCAGAATGCCTTTAAATTTGGCAAACATATCCACGCGCCTCAAGGTCCATCTGCCTTTCTGTCTATAACGTTTCTCACTGAGAGAAACGTGTTGATTTCCAAAAATACGCCGCCTTCTTCTTTCTGTCTGAATTAGTCGATTGCAGCACTGTTGCTGCTTTTAGCATCACTAATACTTTTGCGGAGAGACGAGCCCCCGTCACTACCACAAGTGACATCTAAGCCCATCACCATCTCATACAAGAGCCCAAGAGGATTATAGCTGACCACTAAAGCTCAAACGGGCCACTCACAAAGAACCAGAGGGAGGTACTGCAGATACTTTGACAATCTTTTTGccatgtacattaaaaaaaacatttgtacacaattcaaatgtgtgtgtcttcCTTCAAATTGCAGCATATTGTGGCTTATCTTGAATAAGTGTTGTGaacatgttttggttttttggggAGGATTACCGATTACTAGTAAATGAGTACAAAACAAAGTAGAAATTCCTTATCCTGGTTCTTACTCTCCGTTGTGCAGATTTAATGCAGCCCAATTATCTGTTTATCATAAGCCACCGAAGCAAATGAATTATTAATTCGATAAATGAATGTGACCATACAAACCATGTGGGAGCTGCTCTGTAATTACAAAAGGCAATCAGAGAACAAGTTGATGCATTTCTCTCTGCTACCACATGGGGGCAGAAAATGCCTTCATCACTCCTCCATTCTTTTCCTCCGCCTTCTGGAAAACAGGACCACAACTGGGCAGATGTTGAGATGTATTCTCTGCTTAGGGCAAGCGAAAATAGAAAACATGCTCGTCTGATTTATAGACAAATTAAAAGATATCGAGATCTGGTGCCATGATGCAATTTGTTCCAAGAGACTAAAATCATTTTCTGTTTCTGAAGTGACTGAAGTTGTGTATATTCTTTGTGTCAAAAGGCCTGGTTACCAGCAATATGTAGTCAGGGTAGGCAAGATCAACAATGAGTAACAATTAACTGACCACTACTGgccttgtgatgtcatttcagtTGTTCCGTCCATGCCGCTGTTTGTATTGCCTGTTGCTgttggtgtgtgcgtgtctttTATGGGCCTCATGCTGTCTATTTCTGTGAGCCACACGGCGCTGAGGTGTATCGTGTGGATTCGTGCCAGGCCGGCTGGTGTGTGAACATTAAGGTAATCTGAAGGAGTCCTGCCTATTAAAGCTGACAGCCGCACGCTTGATACTGTCACAACACTTGCTGCGGGAGCAGACTCTGTTAGCTCAGATCGGGTTGCCGGTCGCGAACAGCACTTTACTCCTCTTACACTTAGCATATTCACGATAGCAAAAGGTGTTCACCGTCTCGAGGCATCAGTGAGTCGCATGAAATATTGCGTTGCCTTCCCATTTGGATGCTGTTCATTTATATTAAGTTGGCATCGTGAATGATACTTGAATAATTGTCAAGGTAGTGCGTAAGAGTGGAACGAATACGGGAGCATGCATCGGAAGACAATGTAGGAAAGGAAAGACAGATTAGATTGACAGGCAGATAACAAGCAATGGAGAAAAAATGGAGGCAAATTGTAAAAGGAAAGAATGCATCAAGGGCAAAATACTCGATTGATTGGGAACCAGACAAGCAGCGGATGACCGaagacaaaggcacaaaatgaaagCTAACTgtccagaaaacaaaaaaagcaaagggggggaaaaaggaaaaagaaattaGAACATGAATATTCAAGTATGCAAAGGAAGACAACAAACAGATTAGAGAATCAAAAGATTCAAAGAAAAAGGGTGGACGGAAAAGAAAATCGAGCGCGTCAAAACAAAGGGGAGAGGGGAAAAGGAGGAATATGCCATCCGTCTTCCGTTCACTTCACCAGGTAGGAgaacaaaagaaatgaaaggaAGGAATGGAATCATGACAGAATTAATGAGTCAGGCCAAGAATAGAAAGACGAGATGAAGAAGCCAATGATGACACATTGATGTGTGACGTCCGACTCCGTTATCATTTCTCACTAATGCTAATGGCAAATTTTTACTCGGCCTTTTTAATGCCGCTGTGTGAGCTACGCCTCTTGGCACCAATCAGACGTCACACGTTCAAGCCTGCCAGCCGGCATTAAGCTGCGGGTCACCTCATTACGACACTTTCCGTCTGACGAAAGGTCAAAttgtggctggaaaaaaaaatttacaagcTGGCTCAATATAGTTCCGCAATTAGCTGCACTGGCACGGGCTGATGTGATGAGATGGAACTTGAATGATCTTGGCGATCAAGTGGCCATTACAGCTGCATATTACAATACAAACGATATTGTCAATATTGAACAAAACAATGTACAATAAATAACACCGGTTTCACTTGAGTACTTATTTTGATCCAGGAACAGTGAAACACTAGAAAACAAGTAAAGTTCCTTGACCGTGATGAATGCgcaatgttaaataaaaatacaccccTTGAAGCTTTTGAAACCTCACCTCAAAATGTCCCAGGTAAGCGAAATATTTTTGCAAACAAAAAGAACagtctctacacacacacacacacacactcggctcTCTGCTAATaaaatgcaaagagccacatggaGCCGTCAAAGTTTAAAGCTGACTCGTGGCGAATCGTTAATAGTATTGAACGTGTAATCGGTGTGGAAATGGCCGCTGACCTTATTTAACATCCAAGTACAATGGAGTCTTTTCCACTTGCATCGACTGCCGCACCAGGTTTTCACTTGCATAGCGACAGGGTGCAATTCACGtggcacacgcgcacgcacttcccGAGCTTTTTTTCCGTGGCAGCACTGACGACATGCCAAACAGGAATTGCAGactttgtctccccccccccctccgcttcATCCTGAGGGGATGCGACACCCGCCCTCCAACTTCAAGCATGTTGGATGTTGCTTGTTTCCGAGGCATGGGGGATGGGTGCGATGCATGACAGCACCACGGTAACCGAGCCAAGCAGGATGGACAAATGCTGAATAACCCGCAATCATAGCCAAATGTCTAAAAAGAGATGTtgtatagattaaaaaaaatacattctctGATGTTACCTGATTGGATTTTGACCCTAAAGCTACCAAACTAACCAATGGCCTGTCGAGAAGCAGTCAAGTCAACGTTTCTATAGATTGGACCACTCCTGTTGGCTGTCACTGACCTAcaatttgataaaaaaaagacttactgTTTGCTGAAGAAGAGATTCTAAGAGATAATTCCAATAACAACATACGTTAATCGGCTTGACAATGAAGCCCTTGGAAATGGGATTTGGGACTGCTTCCTGGATAGAGAATGGGGAATGATTCCGTATGTATCTGGGCCAATTGTGAAGGGATTGATTTGCGATGGGGGTAGGAGGGGTGGCTTgaaactggagcgactggtcaggaaggccagttctgtcctgggttgctcccttgagactctggaggaggtgggcaacagaaggatgctaactaagctaaaagctatgatggccagtccctcccagcccctccagcccgccctgacagcacttggaagctccttcagccagagactgttacacccgcgctgcaagaaggagagataccgacgctcgttcctaccgactgctgtcaggctcatgaataaaaaataacaatcataataataataataattaaatgatgtgaaggaaaatcgtaaatagtactgcgatttatccatttgtgttcatattgtatttaattgaaagatgtttgttgttttttttctctctttctcctttcttctttctacatacattcttgctgctggaggctgtaaatttccccagtgtgggacgaataaaggatatcttatcttatcttatcttatcttaaaactggGAGAGAGCCGTCCGCAAGATTGTCCTGGACCTGGCCAGATGTTCACGTTATTTCCAGGAATTGTTGTACCCGGCATGAGGGAAGCAAAcattgccaggaaaaaaaaaaaatacatccagcTACTCGGAAGGAATCATCATTCTAAATGTCACAGTGAATACAAATGGGAGTAACTTTGTCCCCTCTGGTACAGTTTAGATCAAATCCTTTCCAGCCAAAACGATGAGAAGCTGTCTGGGAGTTATGCTTTCATTCCCCACTGTTGGTGAGCTATGATGAAATCACCGTCAAAGAGCAGGCTTGCAAAGTCGTCATAGAAGAAGAACGGCACCAATGTGCGCTCGCCTACTCCCGCTTCAGTGTGGCTGAGGGCCAGCCGGCGGAGGCTGCGCAGTGAGGAGGCAGAGTCCCGTCTGCCTCACCTCACgctttatctgtggttttatgcAATCGGCAGAGCTAAATATCGAACCAACCTAAAAGACATCAGCTTGGGTACGGAACATCAGAACACCTCAGCCCCAACACCAACATGAGCATCAACAAGGACTCGttcaaaatggatttaaaataaaaaatcggaCACGCGGTTGGTGCATAAAATTTCTCATTGTCAGATTTTGGTAGTGTCATGAATTGAGCCATGgatcaaaaaattattttatgtaCTGGCAAAACGAGGGAGAGTTTTTGCAGCCGCGATTCATGTTCTCCGACCTGCGTCACAACCAGGAGCTGAAGCATCAATGTCTTTATTAGCAGCTACGACTGGAACGAGCGCAATCGATAAGGCACCATCGTGTTAAAGTGGATTTGAAAACGTGATACCCCGGCTGCTCTGGCTTCTTGCCTGTGCTCATCTATTGAACCAGATGCTGTGATCGATACGCTGAGAGTCGCAAAGTATTGGAGATTGTGACTCGAATGTAAGGCCAAACAGATGGGACAAGTCTGAGTAAACTGGAGCAGCCACTAAATCACAGGATCAGGTTCATTAGTGAGAGGATGCTCCGGTGAAATAATTCAACTGTTCTGCGACTTTGCGTTTGGACCAATTAATGTGGACGAttgcaaaacatttgaatgcgTTTTACAGCGGGTGAGAGCCTTGCATCCTGCATGTGATTCTACACACTGTCCAACTGAACCGAATGGCTCTAAATTGGAATCGAAAGCACAAGTCCCTCCAGAGTTTCAGTTTTCTCAATAAACTTTCCCGGGGTTTTCCAGAAACCGGAGCCCCACTTGGCTGAAGCAGATTAAAGTATTTCCTAAATATACAAAGAGGAGTTGCCAGAACTGCGGGTGGGACTGACACCTTGTGTCGTGTGAAAATGATTCGATCATCTGTCTCCCCGATTGATGCAACCAACTCAGGAGCCGCGGCATATTTACGTGGCCTGAATTCCAGATAGCGAGGAAAGTGATGCGAATGAAACGCAGATCAAAGTTGTTCGTTGCAAAGGAATGAGTAGAACACCTTTGCAGAAAGGCGAAGTGGAAATCCTTCACAACTTACTGTCACGCTAGACATCCTGTGTACAATATATTATTTACTATAAAAACTATTTTGGCTTTCTGGGTTAGGGAGTCATTTGAGGACTCTGCGGAAGGCCAAAGGAGTTTGGAGCTCATTCATTACAAATGCATTAACTCCTCACTCCACAACTGCCGACGGAGTGTTTCCAGTCCAAATGAAACACGGATGAGACCGAAAGCTCCCTGCGGCATCACAAATTACACGGCGCATCTGAGTTCAGTTTTTTCGAAAAccaagaataaaacaaaaatagtgaAAGGAGCTCGCTGCAAATCAAACCACGGCGGGTTGGGCAATCTGTTGTTCATTTTAAACATCGTTCCATACATATTAATAAATCTCGCCCAAACTCTTCTCCTGGTCATTTTTTATTGTAGTTGAATTCAGGTCGATTGTATTTGTTAGACATAACATATGCTCACCTTTACCTTGTTAAGCAACGAATGGTGAACATGATAACTGCATGAAGAACATgatcattatttttcaaaacttgTTATTAACACAACAACGGAAGCAGCGCTGCTCGTATCTGTGTATGCCCAGGTGCTTTTGAACGAGTTAAATATTCATCAGCAAAGTGGACGGAAAGAATTGTAGCTCCAGGCACTCAGGTGGTGACTATGAATGTGAAAAAGCTTTTATTTATAGGGCTCAAAACGACCCCCGCTACACCCTCCAACGTGCATCTGTCCACAGGAACTTCATCGGGGTGTTGGTAAATGGGAATCATATCGGCAACATCATTGGCATCCCATTCTATACATGTATTTGTGTTGCTTTCTTTGATTCTGCCGTCAACAGCCACGTGGTCCCGTGCACCGGCGGACACGCAGGAGCTACAAACGGGATGCCGATGCAGGATTAACACATGTTGGGATTGCAATTC carries:
- the LOC127592822 gene encoding cyclic nucleotide-gated cation channel beta-3 isoform X2; this encodes MFAKFKGILGGPQPPVTSGASDPPPPPAPPAAAENKDDKSEKEKENMNKPQAPAPAPAPAPAPAPAPAPTSAPIVNPDEIGPEGKKEAPPPPVVINPYSDEQLRSIVKRMRERLTIYKEKVTDQYASSPEITPPVTPLLHKVRYAEVVEERKRQAEEERIKKEEAEKKKKEEQEKKKKENEQKKKEEEEKKKLEAKEDKAKAPDFKAVLKDKMWTAVDVFLKPLEDSMDSVLGNTIDPFTDRRYIAWLSVVTLAFNYNTWFATARLCFPYHSDWAIPYWFAMDLLADFIYLTDSIVFQSRKQFVKAGDIIKDRKMAKKNYRETERFLADIVSVVPFDLLYFQFGFKSIFRANRLLKVDTFFEFSDRLESIMAKAYIWRVIRTIGYLLFMLHINACLYYVASDYQGIGKTKWVYSGLGSAYLRCYYHAVRSLINIGGLNEPHTVFEITFQMTNFFTGVFVFSSLIGQMRDVIGAATAGQTYFRSSMDSTVSYMVTNRIPSLVQNRVRTWYTYTWDAQGMLDESELLDKMPLVMRTAIAVDINLTTFQKIDLFKGCDQQMLVDMLLRLKSIIYLPGDFVVKKGDIGKEMYIIKSGAVQVVGGPDNSIVFVTLKAGCVFGEISLLQSSKDGGNRRTANVKAYGFANLFVLEKKDLFDILVHYPESQKVLARKGRKLMKAKGPAAAKAEEEKKKGLALFGAKPPTPKLLRAFGGGFNKKLIEKLKSSAAT
- the LOC127592822 gene encoding cyclic nucleotide-gated cation channel beta-3 isoform X1, with amino-acid sequence MFAKFKGILGGPQPPVTSGASDPPPPPAPPAAAENKDDKSEKEKENMNKPQAPAPAPAPAPAPAPAPAPAPTSAPIVNPDEIGPEGKKEAPPPPVVINPYSDEQLRSIVKRMRERLTIYKEKVTDQYASSPEITPPVTPLLHKVRYAEVVEERKRQAEEERIKKEEAEKKKKEEQEKKKKENEQKKKEEEEKKKLEAKEDKAKAPDFKAVLKDKMWTAVDVFLKPLEDSMDSVLGNTIDPFTDRRYIAWLSVVTLAFNYNTWFATARLCFPYHSDWAIPYWFAMDLLADFIYLTDSIVFQSRKQFVKAGDIIKDRKMAKKNYRETERFLADIVSVVPFDLLYFQFGFKSIFRANRLLKVDTFFEFSDRLESIMAKAYIWRVIRTIGYLLFMLHINACLYYVASDYQGIGKTKWVYSGLGSAYLRCYYHAVRSLINIGGLNEPHTVFEITFQMTNFFTGVFVFSSLIGQMRDVIGAATAGQTYFRSSMDSTVSYMVTNRIPSLVQNRVRTWYTYTWDAQGMLDESELLDKMPLVMRTAIAVDINLTTFQKIDLFKGCDQQMLVDMLLRLKSIIYLPGDFVVKKGDIGKEMYIIKSGAVQVVGGPDNSIVFVTLKAGCVFGEISLLQSSKDGGNRRTANVKAYGFANLFVLEKKDLFDILVHYPESQKVLARKGRKLMKAKGPAAAKAEEEKKKGLALFGAKPPTPKLLRAFGGGFNKKLIEKLKSSAAT